Proteins found in one Patescibacteria group bacterium genomic segment:
- a CDS encoding radical SAM protein yields MFNKNNKVLFIIHDLYQDDNRFPLGPAYLAAVLNKNGATAEAYCMDVFHFSNDDLARHLDKNEYDLIGVGFLAARFEETVRELCRVINAHKKNAWLILGGHGPSPIPEYILRETGADMIAIGEAENTIIDLLSCKLNNGSLADVPGIAYLDKGEYRYTGPAKIVKQLDDVPFPLWEIFPMEKYTACSQMYNQGPEEKSFSIIAGRGCINRCNFCYRMEKGIRLRSVANIMEELKLLYSQYGVNCFFFEDELFVFSKARLKEFNEALKEAGLKIKYLANARVDIIDEELVELLKETGCQFVNIGFESSSDRVLELMKKNATSDQNIRAMEIINKAGGIGMGLNFIWNNLGDTEESLKENVRLIKKYNTYYQCRTIRPVTPYPGADLYYTLIEMGRIEGPKDFFLKFKNSDLIFENVMDIPLEKAYDCLLAANTELIRDHYSHKGENVEEGEALIRQLDGLYSGKITTFRGTRHYNREEK; encoded by the coding sequence ATGTTTAATAAAAACAATAAAGTCTTATTTATAATCCACGATTTATACCAGGATGACAACCGGTTTCCGTTAGGCCCGGCCTATTTAGCGGCGGTTTTAAATAAAAACGGCGCGACCGCGGAAGCTTACTGCATGGATGTTTTTCATTTTTCCAACGATGACCTGGCGCGGCACTTGGATAAAAACGAATATGATTTAATCGGCGTTGGATTTTTAGCCGCCCGCTTTGAAGAAACCGTCCGCGAACTCTGCCGGGTGATAAACGCCCATAAAAAAAACGCCTGGTTAATACTCGGCGGGCATGGCCCTTCGCCCATCCCGGAATATATTCTTCGGGAAACCGGAGCCGATATGATAGCGATAGGAGAGGCAGAAAATACCATTATTGACCTGCTGTCCTGCAAGCTAAATAATGGCAGCCTGGCCGATGTGCCTGGCATAGCCTATCTGGATAAAGGGGAGTACCGCTATACCGGTCCGGCCAAAATTGTTAAACAGCTAGATGATGTACCATTTCCTTTGTGGGAAATATTTCCCATGGAAAAATATACGGCCTGCTCCCAAATGTATAACCAGGGGCCGGAGGAAAAAAGCTTTTCAATAATCGCCGGCCGGGGCTGCATTAACCGCTGTAATTTCTGTTATCGCATGGAAAAGGGGATAAGGCTGCGGTCTGTTGCGAACATCATGGAAGAATTGAAGCTTCTTTATAGCCAATACGGCGTCAATTGTTTTTTCTTCGAAGACGAGCTATTTGTTTTTTCAAAGGCCCGGCTAAAAGAATTTAATGAGGCGTTAAAAGAAGCGGGTTTGAAAATTAAATATTTAGCTAACGCCCGGGTGGACATAATTGACGAAGAGTTGGTTGAACTATTGAAAGAAACCGGCTGCCAGTTCGTAAATATCGGCTTTGAATCTTCTAGCGACCGGGTACTGGAACTGATGAAAAAAAACGCCACCAGCGACCAAAACATCCGGGCTATGGAAATAATCAATAAAGCCGGCGGAATCGGCATGGGGCTTAATTTTATCTGGAACAATTTAGGCGATACGGAAGAATCTTTAAAAGAAAACGTGCGTTTGATAAAAAAATATAATACTTATTACCAGTGCCGGACCATCCGCCCGGTTACGCCTTATCCCGGCGCTGACCTTTATTATACCCTGATTGAAATGGGAAGGATCGAGGGGCCCAAAGATTTCTTTTTGAAGTTTAAAAATTCGGATTTGATTTTTGAAAATGTCATGGATATTCCTCTGGAGAAAGCCTATGATTGCCTTTTGGCCGCCAATACCGAGCTAATCCGCGACCATTACAGCCATAAAGGGGAAAACGTAGAGGAAGGCGAAGCGCTAATCCGCCAGCTAGACGGCCTTTATTCCGGAAAAATTACTACCTTCAGGGGAACGAGACATTACAATCGGGAGGAAAAATAG
- a CDS encoding ABC transporter ATP-binding protein → MPVIEIFKKIASLLRLFRRAFGQYKMAISSLVILSFFNGIFEGIGITTIIPIFSFVSKGRVDSLDIVTKTIEKVFLFSGVPFTLKYLLILLIILFIAKSAVLFFASYISSLITAKYERVTRAHLFKITLESDWPYLSTQRLGYLDQVITTDVNTSSGLFFNLTSFIIIVTKLLVYITIAINLSIPITLMALLLGVLVMFVFKPLFFKSKQMSELTAMTYKKMAHFINENILGMKTVKSLLAEKKVVEKGTKYFDEVKRLNIKAAVAKNITNALMQPIGLVFIMSLFAFSYKTQLFDFGTFAVIVYAINQIFTLIQMFQAQLHGMVSAAPYLKSILDYQDMTKNSKEADAGQERFRFDKSFRFNNVGFSYNKDKKVLDGVDFSINKGKMIGLIGASGAGKTTIVDLLLRLLRAEKGKITVDGIDIEKISINEWRSNVGYVSQDIFLMNDTIANNIRFYEDSLAENDIIEGAKTANIHDFIEGLPDKYDTIVGERGILLSNGQRQRIALARVLARRQNLLILDEATSALDNESEMLIQEAIERLKGKITILVIAHRLSTVMATDKIIVLENGKIIEEGKPDDLLKDCKSYFYKVYNIRELA, encoded by the coding sequence ATGCCAGTCATAGAAATTTTCAAAAAAATCGCGAGCCTTCTTCGGCTTTTTAGGCGCGCTTTCGGCCAATATAAAATGGCCATCTCAAGTTTGGTAATATTGAGTTTTTTTAACGGGATTTTTGAAGGCATTGGCATAACGACGATCATCCCGATTTTTTCCTTTGTCAGCAAAGGCCGGGTGGACAGCCTCGATATAGTTACCAAAACGATCGAAAAGGTCTTTCTTTTTTCAGGCGTACCTTTTACTTTAAAATATTTACTGATTTTGCTGATCATTCTATTCATTGCCAAGTCAGCCGTACTTTTTTTCGCCAGCTATATTTCTTCTTTAATAACCGCCAAATACGAAAGAGTAACCCGGGCCCATCTTTTTAAAATAACGCTGGAATCCGATTGGCCATATCTTTCAACCCAAAGACTGGGCTATTTGGATCAAGTAATAACGACCGACGTTAATACCAGTTCGGGGCTTTTTTTCAATCTAACTAGCTTTATCATCATCGTCACCAAGCTATTGGTTTATATAACTATCGCCATAAATCTTTCTATTCCCATTACTCTCATGGCCTTGCTTCTTGGAGTACTAGTTATGTTTGTTTTTAAGCCTCTGTTTTTTAAAAGCAAGCAAATGTCCGAATTGACCGCCATGACTTATAAGAAAATGGCCCACTTCATTAACGAAAATATTCTTGGGATGAAGACGGTAAAATCTTTATTGGCCGAGAAAAAAGTAGTCGAAAAAGGGACGAAATATTTTGATGAGGTAAAGCGGCTGAATATCAAAGCGGCGGTGGCAAAAAATATTACCAACGCCTTGATGCAGCCGATTGGACTGGTTTTTATTATGTCGCTTTTTGCCTTTTCTTATAAAACCCAGCTTTTTGATTTTGGAACTTTTGCCGTTATAGTCTACGCCATTAACCAAATATTTACCCTAATCCAGATGTTCCAGGCGCAATTGCACGGAATGGTTTCTGCCGCGCCTTATCTAAAAAGCATTCTAGACTATCAGGACATGACTAAAAATAGCAAAGAGGCGGATGCCGGCCAAGAGAGATTCAGATTTGATAAATCTTTCAGATTTAACAACGTCGGATTTAGCTATAACAAAGACAAAAAAGTTTTGGACGGGGTCGATTTTTCAATCAATAAAGGAAAAATGATTGGCCTTATAGGCGCATCAGGGGCGGGAAAAACCACCATTGTTGATCTTTTACTAAGACTTCTAAGAGCTGAAAAAGGGAAAATAACGGTTGATGGAATAGATATTGAGAAAATATCTATAAATGAATGGAGATCTAACGTGGGATATGTTTCGCAGGATATTTTTTTAATGAATGATACGATTGCCAACAATATCCGTTTTTATGAAGATAGTTTGGCAGAAAATGATATTATTGAAGGGGCTAAAACGGCGAACATCCATGATTTTATTGAAGGTTTGCCCGATAAATACGATACGATTGTGGGAGAAAGGGGAATTTTACTTTCCAACGGACAAAGGCAAAGAATCGCCTTGGCCCGGGTTCTGGCTCGAAGGCAAAATTTGTTAATCCTTGACGAAGCAACAAGCGCCCTGGATAATGAATCGGAAATGCTTATCCAGGAAGCCATAGAAAGATTAAAAGGAAAAATTACAATTTTAGTCATCGCCCATCGGCTTTCAACGGTTATGGCGACAGACAAGATTATTGTTTTAGAGAACGGGAAAATTATTGAGGAAGGGAAGCCGGACGATCTTCTAAAAGATTGCAAGAGCTATTTTTACAAAGTTTATAACATTCGGGAGCTGGCCTAG
- a CDS encoding DegT/DnrJ/EryC1/StrS family aminotransferase, with protein sequence MLTSFNIQAEKIEKLKSCRLSVFGRLEKDIVCTFSGKTALSLVLKYFRQNGTLSDKTGEVMVPSWLGGPVYMIMHKFCFPTVFYNKKVKVLMAYHQWGFPQDIDYLKDFCEDKKLVMIEDCAHAFRSYYKGKRLGTFGQAAIFSFAKFFSSIAGGAIYSEDKKLKKFAERELSQGEDKLSRKAFYHNFKVGRKPDKNNLIELERYYAVYDRLGRCPAYSLNKVKSELAGENNALARRKKNFFLLREAFKNCRRAELFSADDILPWALPLFTRKGAEEKVVHSLKKINIISGVYHFDVNKNMLKPKFERCVGLPCHQGLGERELEDIIKAVKANI encoded by the coding sequence ATGCTAACCAGTTTTAATATCCAGGCCGAAAAAATTGAGAAGCTGAAAAGTTGCCGGCTGTCTGTTTTCGGGCGGCTGGAAAAGGATATCGTTTGTACTTTTTCCGGAAAAACCGCGCTTTCTTTAGTATTAAAATATTTCCGGCAGAATGGAACGCTTAGCGATAAAACCGGCGAGGTAATGGTTCCGTCTTGGCTTGGGGGGCCGGTTTATATGATAATGCATAAGTTTTGCTTTCCCACAGTTTTTTACAATAAAAAGGTAAAAGTCCTTATGGCCTACCATCAATGGGGATTTCCTCAAGATATTGATTATCTTAAGGATTTTTGCGAAGATAAAAAGCTCGTTATGATTGAAGACTGCGCCCACGCTTTCCGAAGCTATTATAAAGGAAAAAGGCTCGGAACTTTTGGCCAGGCGGCCATCTTTAGCTTTGCCAAATTTTTTTCCTCCATAGCTGGCGGCGCAATTTATTCTGAAGATAAAAAATTAAAAAAATTTGCAGAAAGGGAGCTTTCCCAAGGCGAAGATAAACTTTCCCGAAAAGCTTTTTACCATAATTTTAAGGTCGGCCGAAAACCGGATAAGAATAATTTGATTGAGCTTGAAAGGTATTACGCCGTGTATGACCGGCTGGGGAGATGCCCGGCCTATTCGCTAAACAAGGTAAAAAGCGAACTGGCGGGAGAAAATAATGCATTGGCCAGGAGGAAGAAGAATTTTTTTCTCCTCCGAGAAGCTTTTAAAAATTGCCGCCGCGCGGAACTTTTTTCTGCGGATGATATTCTTCCTTGGGCGCTTCCTTTGTTTACCCGCAAGGGCGCGGAAGAAAAAGTCGTCCATTCCCTAAAAAAAATAAATATTATTTCCGGCGTTTACCACTTTGACGTCAATAAAAATATGCTTAAGCCTAAATTTGAGAGATGTGTCGGGTTGCCGTGCCACCAGGGACTCGGAGAAAGGGAGCTTGAGGATATAATCAAGGCGGTTAAAGCTAATATTTAA
- a CDS encoding GNAT family N-acetyltransferase: MAYNIKYFADFSQKGWDKEVQRLKEASYYHSWHWLCYASRMSGVISHNSFALYDEGELLAICPLAATDNGSGVRALSFGFGPLGAPALTSSHRSERRKTLDFIIQIYLEALEKNKAEKIIFARHPLNQDMLDCGRLDFKYCFELLRYQFFYLVENILAIDLTREEEDLVKEVGKYHYRHIKRTRKKGVAAKVFNSSENSKELDKRFSEFRQAHFAASGKKTRPDETWDIMHQCLREKKASLFAAFYDNEPISFLFAGEWNKMAFGWSQANLLEREKEFSPRHMLEWEAMLYYKKQGFEFYELGRMHYGAQPFYVSSPKEKSISVFKERYGGVLLPKITWTGYKNPKLQKYEVEALIGRYLKEDNIIKIPQS; this comes from the coding sequence ATGGCGTATAATATAAAATATTTTGCTGACTTTAGCCAAAAAGGGTGGGACAAGGAAGTTCAAAGACTAAAAGAGGCAAGCTATTACCATTCTTGGCACTGGCTTTGCTATGCAAGCCGGATGTCGGGGGTAATAAGCCACAATTCATTCGCCCTATACGATGAGGGCGAACTTTTGGCCATCTGCCCGCTCGCAGCAACTGATAACGGATCGGGTGTACGGGCGCTTTCTTTCGGGTTCGGACCTTTGGGCGCTCCAGCCCTAACTAGCTCGCACAGAAGCGAGCGGAGAAAGACGCTCGATTTTATTATCCAGATTTATTTGGAGGCTTTGGAAAAAAATAAGGCGGAAAAAATAATTTTTGCCCGCCATCCATTAAACCAAGATATGCTGGATTGCGGCCGGCTGGATTTTAAATACTGTTTTGAATTACTGCGCTACCAATTTTTTTATCTTGTTGAAAATATTTTAGCCATAGATTTAACCCGCGAAGAAGAGGATCTCGTAAAAGAGGTGGGGAAATACCATTACCGGCATATAAAAAGAACCCGGAAAAAGGGCGTCGCAGCCAAGGTTTTTAATTCTTCAGAAAATTCGAAAGAGCTAGACAAGAGATTTTCCGAATTTCGGCAAGCTCACTTCGCTGCTTCAGGCAAAAAAACCCGTCCGGATGAAACTTGGGACATAATGCATCAATGCCTAAGAGAAAAAAAAGCCAGCCTATTCGCCGCTTTTTATGATAATGAGCCGATAAGTTTTTTATTTGCCGGGGAATGGAATAAGATGGCTTTTGGCTGGTCCCAGGCCAATCTGCTTGAGCGTGAAAAAGAATTTTCACCTCGCCATATGCTTGAATGGGAAGCAATGCTTTATTACAAAAAGCAAGGGTTTGAATTTTATGAATTGGGACGGATGCATTATGGCGCCCAGCCTTTTTACGTCTCCAGCCCCAAGGAAAAAAGCATCAGCGTTTTTAAAGAGCGCTACGGCGGAGTGCTTCTGCCGAAGATAACCTGGACTGGTTATAAGAATCCCAAACTTCAAAAATATGAGGTTGAAGCGTTAATCGGCAGATATTTAAAAGAAGACAATATTATTAAAATACCTCAATCTTAA
- the hisF gene encoding imidazole glycerol phosphate synthase subunit HisF, producing MKNIRIIPRLDIKGPNVVKPIQTEALRVVGNPKEMARRYYEEGADEILYLDIVASLYQRNIDFDLLKSVTEDIFIPVTVGGGIRSLNDINYALRAGADKVAINTYLVKNPAFISEAVREFGSQCIVLFVEAKKQPTGIYEVYTDGGREHTGLEAIEWIRRGIELGAGEILISSIDRDGTRRGYDLELLKKVSEIAPIPVIAHGGAGSPESLIRAVRDARVDALAVSSIFHYQECSINAVKENLAAEGINVRKI from the coding sequence ATGAAAAATATTCGCATCATACCCAGGCTGGACATCAAGGGGCCGAATGTCGTTAAGCCGATTCAGACCGAGGCTTTGCGCGTTGTTGGCAACCCCAAAGAAATGGCCCGGCGCTATTACGAGGAAGGGGCTGATGAAATACTCTACCTGGATATCGTAGCGAGCCTTTACCAAAGAAATATTGACTTTGATTTATTAAAATCCGTTACCGAGGATATTTTTATTCCCGTAACGGTCGGCGGCGGGATAAGGAGCCTGAACGACATAAATTACGCCTTGAGAGCCGGCGCCGACAAAGTGGCGATCAATACTTATCTGGTTAAAAATCCGGCTTTTATTTCTGAAGCAGTTCGCGAGTTCGGTTCGCAGTGTATTGTATTGTTCGTCGAAGCCAAAAAACAGCCGACCGGAATTTACGAGGTCTATACCGACGGCGGGCGGGAGCATACCGGGTTAGAAGCAATTGAATGGATCCGCCGGGGAATTGAATTAGGCGCCGGGGAAATTTTAATTTCTTCCATCGATCGGGACGGAACCCGGCGAGGGTATGATCTTGAATTACTAAAAAAGGTTTCGGAAATTGCGCCAATACCCGTAATCGCCCATGGCGGGGCGGGAAGCCCCGAATCATTAATCCGGGCGGTGCGGGACGCCAGAGTCGACGCCTTAGCAGTATCTTCAATTTTTCATTATCAAGAATGTTCAATAAATGCCGTAAAAGAAAATTTAGCCGCGGAAGGAATTAATGTTCGAAAAATATGA